CCGATCAAATATTTCACGATCGAAACAATATCACCCGTAGTCAAAACGCGAACGTCCAGACTGGTATCAGAACCCAGTTTCTTATTGATCCTGTAACGACCGACATCTCCAAGATCGTAACGCTTATCACTGAAGAACAAGCTTTGAATTACGTCACGTGCAGTTTGCTCATCAGGAGCTTCTGCATTACGAAGTTGACGGTAAATTTGCTCAACAGCCTCTTTATCAGAGTTTGAGCTATCTTTTTGTAGGGTATTATAAATGATATTATAATCCGCTACGTTCATATCTTCTTTGTGAAGAATAACCGATTTCTGACCTGATTCAGTGATCACATCGATATCATCAGCAGAAATAGTCGAATCGCGTTCCAGCAAAACTTCATTACGCTGAATAGAAACAACTTCACCAGTATCTTCATCTACAAAATCCTCAGTCCAGGTGCGAAGAACCCTCGCAGCCAGACGGCGACCAACTGCTTTTTTGAGGTTAGCAGGTGTTGCGCTGATTTCCTCAGAAAGCCCAAACAGGTCTAGGATATCTTTATCAGAACCAAAACCAATAGCCCTCAAAAGCGTAGTAACCGGGAATTTTTTCTTACGGTCGATGTATGCATACATCACATTATTCACGTCAGTCGAGAATTCAATCCACGATCCTTTGAACGGAATAATACGTGCAGAATATAATTTGGAACCATTTGTGTGCTTGCTCATTGAGAAGAACACCCCTGGCGAACGGTGAAGCTGAGAAACGATAACACGCTCAGCACCATTGATCACAAATGAACCTCTTTCGGTCATATAAGGAATATTTCCTAGGAAAACTTCCTGCTCAATGGTTTCAAATTCTTCATGATCAGCATCATTACATATCAGACGTAACTTTGCTTTTAGCGGTACCGCATAGGTAAGTCCGCGATCAATAGATTCGTCAACAGAATATTTTGGTGGTTCAAGCAGATAATCAATGAACTCCAAAACGAAATTGTCGCGCGAATCCGCAATTGGGAAGTTTTCAGCGAAAACTTTGTACAATCCCTCGCCGGAACGATCTTCTACCGATGTATCCAAACTGAAAAAATCCCGGAATGATTGTACCTGGATTCCTAGCAGATCCGGATAATCGATAATCTGATTGATCCTTGAGAAATTCTTTCTAGGTGTTGTTGCTTTAATTGTAGCCAAGGCTATGTTTGATTTGGGTTAGAAGAAAAACCAATACGTGAAGATTTCATCGCATGGTATTAATTAGTTTTAAACCTAATCTAATGCCTCGTAGAAGGATAAATAACTGCCCCTTTTCTGTCTTTTCTACGAGTAAAGAAGTGTTTCGGGCAAATTATTGGAAAGAAGTAAGGACAACCGCCGTTAATCAGCAGGGCCTTTATTCCAAACGTCAAAAAAGGGATTTTCGTTTGGTAAAACACAAAATAGGAAAAGACCTGACGTTTGTCAGGCCTATTCCTTCGAATTATAGATGAATGCAATAAAGCAAATTACTTCACTTCAACTTCTGCACCTGCTTCTTCAAGTTGTTTTTTCAAAGCCTCAGCTTCGTCTTTCGCAACTCCTTCTTTAACAGGTTTTGGTGCACCGTCAACCAGTTCTTTCGCTTCTTTCAAGCCAAGACCTGTTAGGTCTTTAACTAATTTCACGACAGCCAGTTTGCTTGCACCTGCTGATTTAAGGATTACATCAAAAGATGTTTTTTCCTCAGCCGCAGGAGCATCTGAACCACCGCCACCAGCAGGACCTGCTACCATCACTGCACCAGCAGCTGCAGGCTCAATACCGTACTCATCTTTAAGAATTGTAGCCAATTCGTTCACTTCTTTAACCGTAAGGTTAACAAGCTGTTCTGCGAAAGCTTTCAAATCTGCCATTTTTATTTAGATTTTTTGATTATACAATAAGATGATTAAAAAAGCTCTGTTTTATGAAACCCGGAGAGCTAAGCCTGGCTATTAATTAGTCTTCCTTTTCAGACAAAGTTTTAAGGATACCAGCCAATTTGTTTCCGCCGCTTTTAAGAGCACCGATAACATTTTTAGCAGGTGATTGCAACAATCCGATTACTTCTCCTATCATCTCCTGTTTCGATTTCAGAGAGATAAGAACGTCAAGCTGGCTTTCACCAACGAAAACAGCAGTATCCACAGAAGCTCCTTTGAACTTAAGCTTATCACTTCCTGATTTCTTCTTGAACTCTTTAATCAATTGCGCAGGAACTTTGCCTGACTCCGGGTGAAACATTACTCCAGAGAATCCTTTCAACACTTCGTCGAATGAGGAATAATCTGTATCTAACGTTTCTAGTGCTTTTCTTATCAATGTATTCTTCACAACACGATACTCAATACCGCGCTCAAAGCATAGTCCTC
This Dyadobacter sp. UC 10 DNA region includes the following protein-coding sequences:
- the rplJ gene encoding 50S ribosomal protein L10, producing MTREEKAVIIDELSQKFASTPYFYITSASGMSVGEVNQLRGLCFERGIEYRVVKNTLIRKALETLDTDYSSFDEVLKGFSGVMFHPESGKVPAQLIKEFKKKSGSDKLKFKGASVDTAVFVGESQLDVLISLKSKQEMIGEVIGLLQSPAKNVIGALKSGGNKLAGILKTLSEKED
- the rplL gene encoding 50S ribosomal protein L7/L12, with protein sequence MADLKAFAEQLVNLTVKEVNELATILKDEYGIEPAAAGAVMVAGPAGGGGSDAPAAEEKTSFDVILKSAGASKLAVVKLVKDLTGLGLKEAKELVDGAPKPVKEGVAKDEAEALKKQLEEAGAEVEVK